GAAGTGCCCAGGTGTCAAAGCGTTAAAGTCAGATGGATCAGATGAAATTGCAGTGAGAGGCCTGGAGTTGAGGACCGCTTCAATTCTCTACAACAATGTACTAGTTTCCTCATAAGTTAAAAGAGCACCATTACTGGATTTGACAAGATGTTGTTTTGCCGATTTAACCGCAGACTCCCACAGTCCGCCAAAATGCGGAGCTGACGGAGGAATAAATTGCCATTCAATGCCCAATTCTGACAGTTgatcattgaatttattttctttagacAAATTAAGTGCCCATGATGAGAGTATCTTTTTTGCGCCTATGAAGTTAGTGCCATTGTCactgtataattttacacatTGACCTCGGCGGGCAATAAACCGGAATAATACAGAAATAAACGCATCTGAAGATAAATCTCGAACAAGCTCCAAATGAATCGCACGCGTAACCATGCATATAAAAACTGCAATGTAATGCTTCAATGGCGTGACCTTTCTCATACCGTTGCGAATGTTGATAGGACCGCACAGGTCAACACCAGCCTTTTCGAATGCCTGACATCTGGTAACACGAACTGAAGGCAAAGGAGCCATGACAGGTTGGAGCATCAGTGGTTTGGAtcgaaaacaaattatacatttatggaCAGTTTGACGAGCTAAATTTCTGCCTCTGATAGGCCAGTATGTCCTATGAATGTGAGCCAGGAGTCCTTGAGGACCGATGTGAAGTAATCGTACATGTTCATattgaaataacattttaacaattgGATTTTTTGAAGACAGAACAATTGGACACTTTTGACTTTCAGGTATTGGAGCATAAGCCAATCTGCCTCCCACACGTATTAACTTATGACCATCAAGGAATGGATTTAGAGATTTCAAACAACTTCGACGATCAACTTCATTTTTACGTATCAGTGAGCTTATTTCCGAGCTAAAATCTTGCATCTGAGATCGTAGTAACCAAAACAATTGGCTTGTATCAAGTTCAGCAATAGTTAAGGAGCCAAGCCGACGATTATCCTTTCTACGCTTGGGTATTCTGCAATTGAATGTGAATCGTAGCACATACCCAGTTACGCGCATCAACTTCCGCCAGTTGGAACAACGATCAATAATCCAATTGGCATCACTATGTGTAGCCAAAAGTGCTAACTTAATTAGACGTACCTCTGGAAGGTGTTCTTGAAGAGGTATTTCAGCCGGCCATGAAGCCTCTGTATTTACTAACCAACTTGGTCCATTCCACCAGAGATGATTAGGATCAGCTAATGTGTCTGCGTTGGTTCCCCTAGTTATCAAGTCCGCGGGATTACTAGAAGTGGGAACATGACGCCACATTTTAACCTCAGTATTCTCCAAAATTTGTGATATCCGATTAGCTACAAACGACTTGAGTTGGACAGCTGACTGGATCCACCCAAGCGCCACTGAGGAATCAGTCCATAGCATTATGTCCgatgaattaaatttgatatttatggtGGACAGCTCTGCTTGAATTTCAACGACGAGCTCTGATAGAAGAAGGGCACCGCACAGCTCAAGACGTGGAATGGTAGTTGTGCGCATGGGGGCCACCTTGGACTTAGACATTAACAAGTTGACAATGATAGATCCATCATGAGATTGATTTCGAATGTAAACGCAAGCGCCATATGCTGCTTGTGAAGCGTCACAGAAACCATGCAATGTAATAGTAGATTCGCCATCGATTGTGACTTTCCGAGGAATGGACAATTTGTCCAACGATTTAAGACTGGAATAAAAATTGATCCAACGTGTTTGTAGGTCTGATGGCAGCATTGAATCCCAGCTCAATTTTAGTAACCATAATTGTTGTAAGAAGatcttacctattattaaaataggagTAATGAGTCCAATGGGATCAAATATACGATTAATATCAGAAAGAAGAGAACGTTTTGTCATGTGTGTTGGCGGATTCCAAGAACCAAGggaaaaatgaaatgtatctGTCCTGGGCTGCCAAGATAAGCCAAGCGTATTAACCGTATCTTGATCCGTTAAAGACAACCGATATGTTGCATCATCCGTATCCGTGGGAATGCGAGACATCAATGTGCTAGAGTTGGAACACCATTTCCTCAGCGGAAAACCAGCTGCTTCCAAAACCTTATTGACATTTTCATAAAGTGAGTAACATGCATCTTCAGTGGCACAACCGGTAAGTAAATCATCAACATAAAAATCACTAGATATGACACGTTTAAGAGTTGGATTTTCAACTTCAGTAGCCAGCTGCAAAAGACACCGTGTAGAAAGAAAGGATGCAGCCTTTGTACCATAAGTGACTGTGCGTAGCTCAAATTCCTTTAAAGACTGTTCCGGAGTTTCTCTGTACCATATTCTTTGTAACGCTCGATCCTCAGGGTGTATAAGTACTTGCCTGTACATCTTAGCAATATCAGCTGTTATGACTATAGAATGCATTCTGAACctcaataatatatctaacaaGTCTGGTTGAACCTTGGGACCTcggtataaaatatcattaagagATAATCCAGAGCTAGATGGAGCGGATCCGTCAAAGACCACTCTTAATTTGGTTGTGATACTAGATTCTTTTATTACAGCATAATGTGGCAAATAATAAGCGCATTTATTAGGATCTGGAGCAGCTGCTAATGCCATatgattcataattaaatattcagacATGAATTTATGATATGCAATGCCAAGCCCTTTGTCTCTAGACAATCGCCTCTCCAAGTGTAGAAAACGACGTTGAGCCATATAAATGGAATCACCAAGTGTACCGATATCAGATTTATTGGAAGCCGCACAACAAATCTTCCAGAATCATCCCTGCTATGAGTATCATTAAAATGCTTTTCCGCCGTCTGCTCATCAGTTCGACGACTATTTGATTTAGTGACAAATAACGATAAAGCTGGTTCAACTCTTCCTTCGCTGAACCAGGCATGCATACATGTGTTCATATGATTACATTGATTATTAGACACCTTGCCGGTAAGAACCCATCCGAGTGCAGTATTATGAAACATTAAGCTATTTTCAATCTCAAATTTTTCACCACTGAATAGAGAGTAAAACACCTCTGCACcaagtaataattgtatgtctCCAGGATCTCCACAACTGGGATCTGCCAATTGACCTTTCACTATTTCTGGGATcttcaaattattaagttttaaggGCCGTGACGGTAATGTATTTGAAATGGACGGAAGTACATGTAAATCTATTAGAGTGCTGATAATCTATTAGTGTGTCATAAATGTCGATTTACTACGACCGTCCGATTACCTGAATGGCTTCTTAAATACCAGCATTAATTATCGTTTGTCGAGGGACGCAGCTCTGGCGCGGTGGCGTGTGCACCGTCGCTGTGTCAGTCGAAAAGTTGTAACCAATGACCATTACTCGTGACGTGTCTACTAGTTACGagggaaatataattttttgcaatttttttttttttttttataaccaacagatcatataataaatagaagcCTAATTTTCCTTTATTTTTCACCTAAACTTTTTCTGATAGACCAGGTTGTGTAGAATTGATGTAAAGAAATACCCGTACaatcagaaataaaataaatgtttaaataattaatataatatataaactatgaattatttattatatttgattatatttagaGCAAAATTacgtatgtttaaaataaacataaatttaataactggaGTTCATAGAATAGTAAATGAGTGTCAATTAATGAGTCTAGACAGTAGACGGGGTCTTTCTCTGAATTAGGttcgtaaatataattttcggaA
Above is a genomic segment from Aphis gossypii isolate Hap1 unplaced genomic scaffold, ASM2018417v2 Contig00951, whole genome shotgun sequence containing:
- the LOC114121004 gene encoding uncharacterized protein LOC114121004 gives rise to the protein MALAAAPDPNKCAYYLPHYAVIKESSITTKLRVVFDGSAPSSSGLSLNDILYRGPKVQPDLLDILLRFRMHSIVITADIAKMYRQVLIHPEDRALQRIWYRETPEQSLKEFELRTVTYGTKAASFLSTRCLLQLATEVENPTLKRVISSDFYVDDLLTGCATEDACYSLYENVNKVLEAAGFPLRKWCSNSSTLMSRIPTDTDDATYRLSLTDQDTVNTLGLSWQPRTDTFHFSLGSWNPPTHMTKRSLLSDINRIFDPIGLITPILIIGKIFLQQLWLLKLSWDSMLPSDLQTRWINFYSSLKSLDKLSIPRKVTIDGESTITLHGFCDASQAAYGACVYIRNQSHDGSIIVNLLMSKSKVAPMRTTTIPRLELCGALLLSELVVEIQAELSTINIKFNSSDIMLWTDSSVALGWIQSAVQLKSFVANRISQILENTEVKMWRHVPTSSNPADLITRGTNADTLADPNHLWWNGPSWLVNTEASWPAEIPLQEHLPEVRLIKLALLATHSDANWIIDRCSNWRKLMRVTGYVLRFTFNCRIPKRRKDNRRLGSLTIAELDTSQLFWLLRSQMQDFSSEISSLIRKNEVDRRSCLKSLNPFLDGHKLIRVGGRLAYAPIPESQKCPIVLSSKNPIVKMLFQYEHVRLLHIGPQGLLAHIHRTYWPIRGRNLARQTVHKCIICFRSKPLMLQPVMAPLPSVRVTRCQAFEKAGVDLCGPINIRNGMRKVTPLKHYIAVFICMVTRAIHLELVRDLSSDAFISVLFRFIARRGQCVKLYSDNGTNFIGAKKILSSWALNLSKENKFNDQLSELGIEWQFIPPSAPHFGGLWESAVKSAKQHLVKSSNGALLTYEETSTLL